The Nitrospinaceae bacterium genome includes the window GCCTGTTATGAAAAAATGGGTGTGCTGGACTGTGTGGCTGCCAACCTTGAAGATTTTGCCGGACTAGCGCTGAGCTTTGGAAACAATCGCGACCAAAGAGATGCCGTGAAGAAAAAAATTCTCGATGCGAACCATCTTGTTTTTGAAGATGATGCGGCTGTGGGCGAATGGGAGAATTTTTTCGAAACTGCCATGGACGCTGCTCGAAAATCGCCTTGAGCCATGAAGTCCAGAGAGCTGGGTGCGGTTATTTCTGGCCGGGCTCTAAAGGTAAATCTTCGAGATTTGTGATGATGTGTATATGAATGGCGTCAGCGCGGCCTCGTACGTCGATTTCATTTCCCGGAAATTCAGATAGATTAACACCCGCGCGTTTTGCTACATCGCCAGACACGACAAGTTGCGATGAAAATTCCTTGTTCATCGACTCAAGGCGGCTGGCGGTATTTACCGTGTCGCCAATGGCCGTCAGGTGGGTGGCATTTCCATGCCCCATCTCCCCGACAATTACAGTGCCCGTGTGAATGCCGATGCCAAGGCGGAGTGGCTCCCCGATTTCACTTGCGAGTGATCGGTTCAATTTTTCGAGGTTTCTTGTCATGGCGCGTGCCGCCAAAAGAGCCTGCCTGCATGCCTGCTCAATATTTCCGTCTATCCCGAACAAGGCCATTACACCGTCGCCGATGAATTTATCGAGCCGCCCACCGGCAGATTCAATGGCTTCTCCCATTTCAGCAAAGTAGCGGTTAAGCACAAAAACAACATCGTAGGGAAGCTTTTTTTCCGAGAACTTCGTGAAAGATCGAATATCGCTGAAAAGAACGGCGATTTCCATTTCCTGCCCGCTGTGGCGACCTGTCCTCGTGTGAACGTCTCTGACGGAAGCCTGTGGGGAGAGGAGCCGGGCGATGGCAATATCCCTGGTGGGTCTGGCCTGGCAGGCGAGGCGCACATTGGGGGGGCTCCCAATTCGCTCTAGGACGTGGAGTTCATCCTCGCTTGTGGGGGAAAGAGAGTCGAGGCCCTCAAGGATTCGCACTCGGCAGGTGGAGCATCTTCCGCGCCCGCCGCACACCGCCGCATGGGGAATGCTGAAATGGCGACTGACGTCGAGGATGGTGGTTCCTGTTGCTGCGGAAACAGTTCGGTCATCATCGTAGGTAATTCGAAACGAGCCGCGCGATTTTTCGATGTAAAAGCGTATTTCACGGGCGATGAGCGCGAGGACAAAACCGGAAATTACAACTACCCATACAGCTTCGACCCAGAAAGTGATTTCACCAAGCGCATCCTTGTTAGGCCAGTGAATGACGGTCGAGGCTTGCTTCATCCATTCGGGGTTCCTGGACAGCACCAGAACGGATCGGCCTCCTTGTGTATAACCCAGGAGGGAAAGCGTAGGGAGTAAAAGCGCGGCGGCGAATAAAGATTGCTTTGCCCACACAGACAGCGGCCTTAGCCTCAACCAGTTGTGTATGCCGATGCATCCATGTATCCAGGCCGCTAGAAGAGCTACCGTTTGATAAGCGATGTATTTGTTACTGAATTTCCAGTGGACCAAAAGGACATACGCATAGTTGTCTGTTGTTCCGGCGATTTCGTGTGCCATCCTTGTTCCCATGACATGCATAGCCAGCAGGAGCGGGAGCGAAATGCCGAAGATTAATTGGGTCGCCTCGGAAAAAGTCATGGAGAGATTTCGGCGGCGAAAGAGTGCCCATATTGCGAGGGCGAAATGAATCAGAAGGGAGCCATAGATAATTAACGTGCCTAGCGGGTTTCTCCAAATAAGGAGGAATATATCGCGTCCGTCTTCCATCGCTTCGAGGGATATGAGGCCCAGGGTATGATTAAGTAGATGGGTGGTGACGTACAGGAAAAGAATAAGGCCGGTAAAAAGGCCGATTTTCTTCAGCAAGTTAATTTCCCCCGACCTCTAAGTTATTAATTGATCTGGTGGTGCCGGAATAAAATCCGGCCCGGGCAAGAGCGGATATTTTCGCTAGGCCCTGTCCTTGCTCATTATCTTGTGCAGG containing:
- a CDS encoding 2Fe-2S iron-sulfur cluster binding domain-containing protein, which codes for MLKKIGLFTGLILFLYVTTHLLNHTLGLISLEAMEDGRDIFLLIWRNPLGTLIIYGSLLIHFALAIWALFRRRNLSMTFSEATQLIFGISLPLLLAMHVMGTRMAHEIAGTTDNYAYVLLVHWKFSNKYIAYQTVALLAAWIHGCIGIHNWLRLRPLSVWAKQSLFAAALLLPTLSLLGYTQGGRSVLVLSRNPEWMKQASTVIHWPNKDALGEITFWVEAVWVVVISGFVLALIAREIRFYIEKSRGSFRITYDDDRTVSAATGTTILDVSRHFSIPHAAVCGGRGRCSTCRVRILEGLDSLSPTSEDELHVLERIGSPPNVRLACQARPTRDIAIARLLSPQASVRDVHTRTGRHSGQEMEIAVLFSDIRSFTKFSEKKLPYDVVFVLNRYFAEMGEAIESAGGRLDKFIGDGVMALFGIDGNIEQACRQALLAARAMTRNLEKLNRSLASEIGEPLRLGIGIHTGTVIVGEMGHGNATHLTAIGDTVNTASRLESMNKEFSSQLVVSGDVAKRAGVNLSEFPGNEIDVRGRADAIHIHIITNLEDLPLEPGQK